From the genome of Pontibacillus halophilus JSM 076056 = DSM 19796:
TGACCCAATTTCCACCTGCAACAACTCCCTTTTACTCACGACCTATGTAACGTTCATTTTCTTTATTATGTCAAAAAAACTAAAAAAGGGGAAGAGGAATTTACTCCTCTCACCCTTATGTTGTCTGTTCATATTTCGCTTCTGCTTGCTTCAGTCTGTCCACTCGTTCCTCTGCACCTGATTCTGCATTGATAAAGATGCGATAGGTATTTTCACCCATTGTTCCGATATACTCGTAACAAAGCACTTCTTCATTCACATCATTCTCGATAATGGAAAGGTATTCTTCTTGAATGTTGACATCCTTGTTCACTTTCTGCTTCGCCTCATCTGATGCCAAACTTGGTTCAGGAAGTTCTCGCTCCTTATGATTCATAAGGAAATCACGAGCAGATAGCCCTAGCATGTCCCCGTTATCTAATGCAACTTTGACTTGAACGGAGTCTGGATAAATCCGAACATCACCTTGCTTATACAGGAAGCTATAGACACCAATATTTCCATATTGATTACTCTGAAATGGTTCCATATCTTGATAGTCTTGGTTCTCTAGGAACGCGACAGCTTTTTCTAGCCCTTCAAAGAGACTAATCTCTTTCGATTCCACTTTTCTCTCGACGAGAAGATTAATCGGGTGGCCACCTTTGACAGAAAGGTCCATATAACCACTCTTCTCCCCATTCTCATAGGAGACACTGTAGGTTGGGACATCTGCCCCCTTACCGCTCGTCGCAATGGTAATTCGCTCTTCATTCGTGACCTCGAACAAATTCTTAGCTTTCTCAATAGCTTGCTCTTCTGATAGGTCCTCACCTGTCAAATAGGAGAATCCATGCTCTTCTTGAGAAGTGCCTGTGGCGGTCGGACCAAGATTCCCTTCTTCATAGCCTTCTACGTTCTTCTCAACTGTTTTAAACCCATCGATAATCTTGTTGTCTGATACTTCATCCTTAGAGGCAAGTGCGAGTTCCACGTCCATCCAGCGCAAGTTCTCTTCTAATACCATGTATTGCACTTGTCTTAGTTCGTCCTTAATTTCACCTGATTGCTCATACAACTTCTCCAATTGCCCAATCTCATCTGCCGAAAGTGGTTTCTTATCTAAATCACGAACAGCTGTCTTATAACTAAATTCTCCGATACTTGTCAGGAAATCCTGCGTCTTATTAAATGGCATGAGCGTAAGCGGCAATTGTCCAACGTCCGTATGAGCCTCTGAAGTGATTCTCCATACTTCTGCTAACTGCGGAGAGAGTTGCTCCCTTGAATTCATGGCCATTACGGTACCAATCTTGTCATGAAGCAACTCCGTCCGATAGGTAAGGTCATGAAAGGCACGTTGATACGTGTTCTCAGCTTGAATCAAGATTGCATTCTTTTCTTGGTGCTCTTGGTATCCCCATACACCAGTTCCGACTACCCCTAGTGCCAGGACACCGATTAAGATCCATCGCAGCATATCAAGTCCTCCTATTTACAAAAAATATGTTTCCCAATTTCTTTGATTTGCGGGCGGCTCCAAATCCAATCGGACGTCGCTGTAACCGGGTTAAAATAGTACAACGCATTTCCGGACGGATCCCATCCGTTAATAGCATCAAGTACAGCTTCCTTCGCCTGTTCATTCGGAGTAAGCCAAATTTGCCCATCGCTTACAGCCGTAAAAGCCCGTGGTTCAAATATGACGCCTGAAACTGAATTCGGGAAAGAAGAACTCTCTACCCGGTTCAAGATTACGGCAGCCACTGCAACTTGGCCTGTATATGGTTCACCTCGCGCCTCCCCATAGACGGCATTAGCCATGAGCTGAATATCGTTTTGAGAATACCCATTTGGAACGTTCACAGCCGTCTCAGCTGATTCATCCCCACCGCCCTGATTCTGCTGTTCTTGCTGCTGTTGTGGTTCTTGCTTAGGCGAATCTGCCTTCCCTTGTTGCCCGCCGCCTTCCGTTTGTTTCTGTTGGTCGACCCCACCATAGTACGTAAAGTCTTTCCCACTTCGTATTTGATTCTTTACAAATGATTCATCGTACTGCGTTGCCTTTATAAGCTTCTGCTTCGTTTCTCCACCTAACAGTCCATCAATCTCAATCCCAAATTCATATTGGAAGTTACGCAGTGCCCAGTATGTACTCCAACCGAACACTCCATCGATGTTTCCGTTGTAGAAACCAATGTATTGAAGACGCGCCTGTAGCTCTATAACGTCGTCTCCGGTAGCCCCGTGCTGAAGCGTTCGCTCACTAAACGCATGGGTTTGCCGCTCTTCCATTGGTGTTGGGATTAACACGAATAAACAAACGGTCATGACTATGATTACGTATTTCATTTCGCTTCCTCCTGCAAATGGGATATACAACCCTATTCTCTTGTATTGTTTGAATCTGTTAGCCGTTTATGCATAAAAAAAGAGACCACTTCTATGTGGTCTCACTGAACGTTCTTATGACGAAGACTCTTGTCTATATCACCCCTTCTGATTGTACGCACTTACGAGCAACTGAAACAAAGAGTTCGCGGTACAAACTTTGTAAAGGAACAATAAAAGGGAGACTATGACTATAGTCTCCCCTTAGCATATATTCATGATCTCCCTAAGAAATTTACGCTTCTTTCTGATCTTTATTCGTTGGAACAAGGTATGGTCTAGGAACCTGGTTAGCAAGTTTAACTTTACGTAAAGCATAGAACCATAGGCATACCATGAATGGAGTTAGAATATAGGCCCAATACTGGTTTAATGCGGTTAATACGTAATCATAAGACCCGTGTAACAAGATTGGGATAAATAAGGCTGTTACGATTAATTGATACGGCTGTTTCTTACGGAAGAATTTCGCTTTGCCTATGTAGTAACCCATAATAACCCCGAACAACGCATGTGACGACACAGGGAAGATGGCACGTAGGAAAGCAATGTCAATTCCGTTCGCAAGCAGATAGAGAACGTTCTCAACCGTTGCGAATCCTAGGCTAATGGATACCCCATACACAATTCCATCGTAGTGAGCATCAAATACCGCATTCTTGTAGATTACATAAAGGAAAATAAACCATTTGAAGAACTCCTCAAGTCCACCAGCTAGAAAGAAGGACTTCAGGATTGGATCTTGAGCTACCCCTTCCACTTCGAACGCATACTGAATAAACATAATTGGAAAAACAAGGAGCGCTCCCATGACAAACATGCGAACAACCATACCAATTGGCTCTGTATCAAACCGGTCCTTTAAATAAAAGAAGGACAATAGCGCAAACCCTGGGGCGATTGCGGCAGAGAGTATTGAGAACACTCCTCATTCCCCTTTCACTAACGAAAATCAATTACTCCTATCGTATCATGAAGATATAGGAAAGGAAACCACTATTCTTTCGACATATTTAATACGTAATGTCGGTTTCACCTGAGGCAAGAGCAACAGCAAGTTTCATTCTAGCTTTCTTACTATCATCATCGTCGCCAAGGATAACCCCTTTTTGCAACAAGTCGTACGTACTGCCTTCGTAATCATACGTTGGATAGACAGCCCCCTCCTCGGATGCAGTCGTGATTACGACGACGACCCCACTTTCGATTGCACGTACAATGCTTTCCATCATACGCGGAGAGACTTGACCGCGACCAACGCCTTCAAGAACCAGTCCTTTCACCCCACTATCAACAGAAGCGTCAATAAACTTGCCATCCGCTTCTAAATAGACCTTAATGATATCTACAGCTGGGATTGGCGCTTTAATCTCATAGGTTTCTCTTCGTATCGGCTTTTGGTAGACGTGAACAACGTCATTATCAATGATCCCAAGATACCCGAATCCGAATGCATTAAAGCCTTGGATGTTCGATGCGTGCTCTTTCTTCACATATTTCGCTGCGAAAATGCGTTCATTGAAGACAACGACCGTTCCTGCACCTCGTAAATCTTCTGCAGAAGCCGTATAAATGGCATGACGCAAATTAATATACACATCACTCCCAATATCACCTGGTGAACGCTGAGAACCCGTCACGACAACCGGTCGTTCGTCCTGCACGGTTAAGTCAAGGAAATAAGCTGTTTCTTCTAACGAATCCGTTCCGTGAGTAACGACTACCCCATCCACTAAATCATCTTCTAAATGCTTCTCAATCCGTTCCTTTAACGACTTTAAATCTTGAAAGGTAATATGCATACTCGGCTTTTGAAAGACCGAATCCACCACAACCTCAATGTCATCTGGAAGCTGACAAAGCGACGTTAACTCTTCTCCCGTTAAAGAACCAGAAGCAAGTTTCCCAGAATCCTTAGTAGGTGCACTCGCAATGGTCCCCCCTGTTGTAAGTAAGACAACCTTCTTCATATGTATCCACCCCTTCTTTCTTCTCAAGCATTAAGTATAACAAAAAAAAGCTCTCTGTCTGAGACAAAGAGCATTCCTAATTATTTGGAAGCAATATGCTGTGCAATCCATTCTCCATGATGACGACCATTCTCAATGAAGATCTCATTGTTGTTATAACCAGCAGCGATCACTCCTGCAATGTAGATCCCAGGTACATTCGTCTCCATTGTATCCGGGTTCACTTCAGGTCTCCCTGTCTCATCTTCTATGGAAATCCCCATTTCCTTAAGGAATGAGTGATCAGGATGATAGCCCGTCATGGCAAATACGAAATCGTTCTCAACGCTCTTCTCTTCCCCATTTACAGTGAAGTAGACGCGGTCATGAGTAATTTCAGTTACCGTAGCGTTAAATTCCATCCCTATCTGTTCTTTTCGCACAAGCGCTTCAAACTCTGGTAAGATCCATGGTTTTACGCTTGTTGAGTAATCGGATCCGCGATAAAGAACCGTTACGTTCGAATCCGCCTTGACAAGCTCAAGAGCCGCATCTACAGCAGAGTTCTTTCCACCAATAATAACAACATTCTTATCAAAGTAAGGGTGAGGCTCCTTGAAATAGTGCATAACTTTGTCTAACTGTTCTCCAGGTATACCCATGTAATTCGGCTGGTCGTAGTACCCTGTAGCAACGACAAGGTCATCCGCTTTATAGTGGAGTTGCTCTCCATTGTTCCTCTCGGTGCAAACGAGGAACCCGTCCTCTTCATTTACGACTTTCGTTACTCTCTCGTATGTGTTAATGCGCAAATCTTTCCTTCTAGCAACGGCACGATAGTAGGCTAAAGCTTGATTACGTACCGGCTTTTTACGCTCTGTAATAAATGGCATATTTCCAATTTCTAATTTCTCACTGGATGAGAAGAACATCTGGTGAGTGGGATAATGATAAATCGCGTTCACCACATTCCCCTTCTCAATAATCAGAGGTTCAATGCCTCTATTCTGTAGTTCAATGGCTGCAGACAACCCACATGGGCCAGCACCCACAATAATCACTCGTTCTTTTTGCAAGCTTCTTCACTCCTCTAAACCAAAACACAATAGCAATTGAAATGGTACATAAAAATAGAAACATCTCCTACCATATCTATGATAGGAGATGAATGTAAACAATTCAACCTAGATCCAACCTCTGAATCGAGAGGCTTCGGCCATTTTACGGACACCGACCATATAGGCAGCGAGACGCATATCAATCCTTCTAGTATCTGATGTATGGTAAACGGAATTAAAGCCTTTCACCATTACTTCTCGTAACTTCGCCTCTACTTCTTCTTCTGTCCAGTAATAACCCTGATTGTTCTGAACCCATTCAAAGTAAGATACCGTTACGCCGCCAGCTGACGCAAGTACGTCTGGGACTAACAGAATACCACGCTCGGATAAAATACGAGTAGCTTCTAATGTAGTAGGGCCATTTGCCGCTTCCACTACAATTGGAGCCTTAATCTTATGTGCATTTTCTTCTGTAATTTGATTTTCAATCGCAGCCGGAACAAGAATATCACAGTCTAATTCCAGAAGCTCCGGGTTAGAAATTGTATCTTTAAACAACTTTGTCACTGTACCGAAACTATCTCGACGATCTAATAAGTAGTCAATATCTAATCCTTCAGGGTCATGAAGTGCTCCATAAGCATCTGAGATTCCGATAACTTTGGCGCCTGCATCGTGCATAAACTTAGCTAAGAAACTACCTGCGTTCCCAAATCCTTGAATAACAACACGAGCCCCTTCAACCGAGATTCCCTTTTGCTTTGCTGCTTCTTCAATACAAATGGTAACCCCTTTAGCTGTAGCCGATTCACGACCATGAGAGCCACCTAACACTAACGGCTTCCCTGTAATAAATCCTGGATTATTAAATTCATCAATACGGCTATATTCATCCATCATCCAAGCCATAATTTGCGAGTTGGTAAACACGTCTGGCGCCGGGATATCCTTCGTTGGTCCAACGATTTGACTAATGGCACGCACATATCCTCGACTTAATCCTTCAAGTTCACGGAAGGACATTTCTCGAGGGTCACACACGATGCCACCTTTCCCACCACCATAAGGTAAATCAACAATTCCGGCCTTCAAACTCATCCAAATGGATAACGCCTTTACTTCTTTTTCAGAAACGTTTGGATGGAAGCGCACTCCACCTTTAGTAGGTCCTACTGCATCATTGTGCTGTGCACGGTAGCCAGTAAAAATCTTAATCGAGCCATTGTCCATTCTTACTGGTATACGTACCGTCATCATACGTACAGGCTCTTTTAGGAGCTCATAAACTTCCTCAGGATATCCTAATTTATCTAAGGCATTTCGAATGACCTGTTGAGTCGACTTCAAAACATCCATTTTATTGTTTTCATTGGCAGAATCTGTTGCTTTTTCGGCTACCATGAACTTACCTCCCATAGAATTTCGATCAATCATGCTGTTAGCTTTCAGAGTTTAGTATACACTTTCCAATTGGATATGCAACCCATATTGCATAGAGAATTGCGAGATAGAAACCACGAAATGAAAGCGGATTCAGACCGTGACCTTACTTCGATTGTAGTGTAAGCTCAATAAATTTCTCAATCATTTCACTATAGCTAAGACCAATTACGTTCGCTGCATCAGGAAATAGACTAGTCGGCGTCATACCTGGCAATGTATTGACTTCAAGAATGACCGGTTCTCCCGCTTCATTAATAATGAAGTCTACTCGTGAGTATGTCTCACATCCTAATAATTGGTGAGCGCGCACGGCTTGTTTCTGAAGTTTCAGAGCCAATTCTTCGTCAAGCTCAGCAGGACAAATATGTTCGCTGCCACCGACTGCGTATTTCGATTCATAATCGTAGTATTCGTTTTTCGGTATAATCTCAATCACAGGAAGGGATTGTTCTTCACCCTCTGCACCCATAACTGCCACAGTTACCTCGCGTCCATACACAAACTCTTCTGCAAGAATACTTGTATCACTATGGACAGCAACCTTTATGGCTTCATCAAGTTGAGATTCTTCTTTCACAATTGTAAGCCCAAGTGTAGACCCCTCTTGGTTTGGTTTAATCACAAGGGGAAGGCGCATATTCGCCTCAATATCTTCTTTAATGGCAGCTTCACTCTTATAGACTCCAATTGGATACGTACGGCTCTTCGCTACCGTTAATCCATTCTGGTGGAAGATTTGCTTAGCTTTCGATTTATCCATGGCTAACGCAGAAGCAAGTACTCCCGACCCAACATAAGGGATCCCTTTCAGTTCAAGAAGCCCTTGGATGCGTCCGTCTTCTCCATATTTACCATGAAGCCCGATAAAGACGACCTCTACATCTAAATCAACTACTTCTTGAATACGTTCAGGGTGAAAGTCCACCCCTACAACATCATGACCTGCTTCACGTAACGCATTCATGACCCCTTTACCTGTGGATAAGGATACTTCTCTTTCGCCGGATACTCCTCCGTATATAACGCCAATTCTCAAATCTAGTCACTCCTATCATCTATTTACATCGTGCATCATTTACTTTATTCCAAACTATCGTAACATGTTCAACACCTATATGGAACAGAAAAGAAAAGGGAGTGGAATGTCGCTTTATCTTGCGACTTAATACCTTATATCCTCCTAATCCAAATGCACCACAAACCCTTCTATCATAAAAAAAAGACCGCTCATATACAATGAACAGTCTTCCTTATGTTTAATTGAAATAATGCTGAATTTGTTCTACAGCTTCTGATGGGAAGATCTCTTTCCCGTATTCTTTCAGACGATACGATGTGACAGTACTCGGAGATGCAAATTCAGAAAGGATGGCTATCAGATGCTCACGATTATGGAAGGTCATTTCTTCTTCATCCAAGAACAAGTAGTAGTATTGGTCCATATGATATACCGCTCCCCCTAGCATTCCTTGTTGGAAGAGGTGTTGGGAAACGTGAATAATGTCTTCGAAAGATTGGAAAGCAAACATCATCTCATTGCTTTCATCTAAAGTAACTTTCATTTCTACAAAGTCTTCCTCTTCTTCTTCCTGTTCATCTTGGGTCACAACGATAAGCATCCCTTGGGCTTGCATGAGGTAAACTTGTACAAGCAGCATACCTTCAAGTTCAATCCCGAGCTCATCTGTTGCTTCGTACATCATGTCATGGAACAGTTGATGTACGCTAGGCAAGTCATACCACAGATCTTCACGCGATAGACCTCGATCAACTAGGTCATCAAACGTGAGAAAAATCTTAAACTTGTTGTGAGACAATCGCTCTAATCTCATTCACTCGCCCCCCTAAATAACATATAAAGTACCTTGTGTTAGTATATGTTGCAATGTGTAAAGATGGTACTGTTTTATAAAGTATAAAGAAATTATAGGGCACGGACAAGTTAAATTTCGTGCGTAGCTAACCATTCTTCCCATTCTTGTCGATTTGTGCCTAACAGAAACGGCTTTAGTCGCAATTTCTCTTCCTTAGGCAGTGAATCGTACGCATACCCGCCAAGACCAATATCAAGAGTTGGGAATTTCTCTTTCAAGGCTTTGGCAAGACTGACGGTTGTCGGGATATTCTTCTTCAACGTACATGACATGAACAAGTACTTAGGTTGAACTTCATCAATAACCACATGAGCATCACCCGGGGCCAGACTTTGGCCAAGGTAGATGACCTCATACCCTTTACGCTTTAGGAACAACGCAAATATGAGCAATCCAAGCTCATGCTTCTCATTTGGGCCACATACACAAATGGCCTTTGGAAGCGTCTGGTCAGACGGAAGAGAAATTAACATCATGCCTACTCGAGAACGCAGGAAATTCGTCGCAAAGTGTTCATGGGCGCTCGATATTTCATTCCGCTCCCACAACGTGCCGATGTCGACTAATATCGGTCCAATAACTTCAATGGCTACCTTCTCAGGAGTAAATATACTAAAGGCATAATCGAGTTGACTATGAGCCAGTTTCTCATCAAACGAAAGCAAAGCTTTCTGTAATTTATAGGAGATCTGTTGTTGATGAGTCCTGGTTTCGAATTGTTCCTCTTCAGATTCATCTTCACGCTGGTCTGTATTCTGATTCTCTAGTAACGATACAGCTTGAGAGATGGTAAACCCTTTATCGACCTTATCCATCAGCCATTTCAGCACTTTCACATGCTCCTCCGTATACACTCGGTGGCCAGCTGAATTTCGCTGAGGGCGAATAATTTGATACCTTCTCTCCCATGCTCGTAAGGTTCCAGCTTGAATGCCTAGCATGTTACATAAAGCTTTTATATTATATTTCCCTTGTTGGCTCGACATTCCATTTCCTCCAAAACTAGCTCGGTTTTTCTCCATTATAGAGAACGGTCATTTTTATGTAAAACTTGAATATGTTCTAGATCGTTTTCAACACGTTCATTATGCTATAGGACTCCGTTCTAATGTTCAAGTGTTGATCGTTTCCTTTTCTAAACAAGTGGTGGACTAGTAAATTCGACTACTCGCCTTCTCCTTCTTTGTCTCAATTAAAGATAACCCGTATAGCCAAGAAGCAATAAAGTAAGCCAGAACAATCTTAATGGACAAAACAGCTAACAGGATTGTAGCCAACAACGAGAGGAGTAGTACGAATTGCGCCTTCCTAAGACGTCCATGAATGAGAATCATGGACCATAAGTGAAACAACACTCTTCCTGTAACAAGAGCACCAATAAGGAAGCTTATACTTCCGAATAAGAACTCCCATGGGGACAGTAGCAAATAGATGTAGTAATCTTCATGAATCGGAAGTCTCGCAAGTGGAAACCAATAAATGCATAAGAAGCACCCTCCAAAGATTGCACTCGCCTTTAATAGAGTGGTAAACATACAATCATCCCCCTCTCTCCATATCTATGAAGAAAGGGGGATGCACATTAAACATCTTCTTTAATATCAAGCACACGAAATCCAGCTTTCTCAAGCCGTTTAGCAATCTTATCGATATTTGGACTCGGTTCTAGCTTTAATACAATTCTTCTTGCCAACTTCTTCGTCTCATCAAAGGTCGCCAAGGAGATGACATTCTCATGGTAGTGCTTGAGAATATCTGATAACCTAGCAATCCGACCTTCAGATTCTTCAGAAGTAAAGGCAATCCGCACGCCTCGCCTATGAGCTCCAAATGCACTTTCAAATTGTTCGATTACATCATAACGACTTACAACCCCAAGAAAGCCCCGTTCTGAATTTGTTACGGCCAATATTGGAAATCCTTTAAATAAAGGAAGTGTTTTCTCAAACACGTCATCTTCAGTTACGTATAATTCATCTCTTGTAACCAAATCCTTTAAGGAAACATCTGATAGATATTCCTCTTTCGGACGTATGCCGTGGAAATAGCCTTCGTAGATACGTTCTTGTGAGATCATGCCTACGTATTCATTCCCATCGAGAACAGGCATAGCTTGGAAGTCATGCTTTAACAACGTGTCAAGCGCTTCCCCAACCGGGTCTTGTAACGAAGCAGTTACAGACTGGAATTTGTTTTTCATGATACTTCGTACGAACATCCCATCACCCCACTAATAGATTTTTATGCTCATCGTGTATATATTCAACTCTATGGGGCTTATTCCTCTATAATATTGTGTACAAACCGTTACGAAGCTGGAATTTAAACCTTTCAAGATGATTAGTTAGAGAACTGAATCAACTCACTGCCAGCTCCTCCATCGTCTGATGGCAACTTTAGATTGGCTGGTGCATTTTGTTGTAACAACAGATAAGCAGGAAACAAAAGCCCAAGCGCAATAAACACACTAAGAAGAACTCGAAGCCAAATAGTCTGGACCCGCTCCCGGTCTTTACGTTGATTGCCCCCATGTGCCGAGCTACGAGGAGGAAGTGAGGACTGATTCTGTTCGCTCACCACGTCAGAATATCCCTCACCTCCATCAACACGCGTTCTTAATGACCGAGCTTGGTCGTTACGTTGTTCCATGAATGTTCACCTCAATTTCCCATATCGAATGAAACAGGCAAGTAGGACATCCACTGTAAAATGAGCCACAATTGTTGTAAGCAATTGCCCTGTTTCTTCATAAACCCAGCCAAGTAAAAAGCTGATGAGCAACACAGATAGTAATAAAACAGGCTTTGTTAAATAACGAATATGCATAAGTGCAAATGAAAGCGACGCAACCCAATACCCGAGTTGTTCTTGTATGACACCCCGAAACAACAATTCTTCAGCAACAGATACCGTTAGGGCAATAAGTAAGATTCCAATTAAAGGACGATCTTGGAATAGCTTCACGTTCAGGCCGCCATCATCGTACCACTCTCTCGGAGTTACTTTCATGAGAAAGAAGTCCAGTGCGACAATACCTAACCCGATGTACAGACCCAACCTTAGCGCAGCCCAATCTTGTACAGAGAATAAATTTACCGTGTATAGTAGCGGGGTTGACTCCAATAGAAATATAGCCAAGGAAGAGATCAAAAGAAATAGCGCTTGGGTGACATAAACATTGAAGACGAGCTGTTTTGGCGTTAGTTGATCGATTAACTGTTGCTGGCGGCGATTCATAGACGATCCCCTTGTAGAAATACTCTCTTCAGCGCCTCTTCCCATTGAGGAACTTCATGATTTCCCTGTAAGATGTCTGGATGCCATTTATCAAATGAGAAATCACAGATGTCGCAACAGAACTCTAACGGCTCTTTAAGCGAAGACTGAAATGATTCATATAACGTAACCCTTCTACACGTATCCCCATGAACCCATCGAATAAACTCAGATAACTTCTCATGCTTGTACAGTGCACGGTGCTCAATCGTTTGCATAATTTCATGTAAAGCGGAATCTAACTGAGGTTCTTCAGACCTCACAAATCCCCCATGGATCACATCCTTCTGTTCCAACTGATAGTTCAAGAACCTCCACTGAATCTCACTTAGCTGCAAAGTTGCCTCTACCTCTGCAGATGACGGAATCGGTTGATGAGATTGCTTCAAATTTACTAAATAATGGCGAAGCTGGCTTAGTTGATGTGGTTCAGGCAGCTCTGATGAGATGAGTGATCTAGGCAGGTCCCCATCTCCTGGGGAATAAAACGTTAAGCTAACCGATTGCTTCCCGTCACGCCCGGCTCGACCGATCTCCTGTAGAAAGGATTCGACTTGGGGAGGCAAATGAGCATGAATGACAAGGCGAATGTTGTCTTTATTAACCCCCATGCCAAATGCACTTGTGCAGCAGATGACATCGAGTTGGTCGTTCATAAACTGCTGTTGAATTAACAACCGGTCTGTATGCTCCATCCCGCCGTGATAGAAGGCAACGCGTAAATGGGGCAATGCATCTCTAAGCTCAAAGGTCGCCTTTTCTGTCCATTGTCGACTAGAGAAGTAAATCATCGTTGGTACAGGTCGTTCTTTAAGGATGGTTTTCATGCGCTCGATTTTCTCTTCCATGGAGTTCACATGTGAAACGGCTAAGGCGATATTCTCTCGGTCCATCGGATAAATATGCTTCGCCATCTGAGGTCGCTCCAACTGCGTTAGAATATCATCCTGTATAGCAAGCGGCGCGGTAGCACTCAATGCAAGCATAGTCGGATTCCCAAGCTTCTTTGCCGCCTCTCCTAATTTCAAGTAATCCGTTCGGAACTCATGCCCCCATTGGGAGATACAATGAGCCTCATCCACGACGAATAAAGAAACGTTGATACGCTTACGCAGTGCCTCCATGAATCGGTCATTTTGTAACATTTCTGGTGAACAATAAATAAGCGTATATTCATGTAGATGTTGAAGCACCTTTTGTTTTTGGTTGCTATCAAGAAAACTGTTAATGGCAACAACACGCTTTATGCCCTTTTGCTTCAATTGTTTCACTTGGTCGACCATAAGTGAAATGAGTGGTGATACGACGATTGTTGCCCCTTCTTGAATCAAGGCAGGCAACTGATAACAAATTGATTTCCCAGTTCCGGTAGGTAATATGCCAAGAACATCTTGACCAGATAAGATATCTGAAATAATTTCTTTCTGTCCTTCTCGGAAGGAATCGTAATGAAAATACCGGGACAAGTGCTGTTCTAATGTAGCCATTTACGCTCCCTCCCTATTGTGCGTCCAAAGAAGCGAGAACAAGTCGGATTTCAAAGTAAGAATACTGTTCTCCTAACGACTCCCGTATAACTTTAAGACGGTTGGTGTTTAACTGTTTGACCTGATGGGAAATGTCCTGTGCAGCCTTGGATGAAATAAAGGGTTCAATTGAGAATGAAGGATGCACAAGGGCAATTTCAACGATATGGTCTTGAATGGTGCTTAATTTCAGCCTTCTAATTCTTGTGAGCTGTTGAAGAGAGTAGCCTTGGTTAATATAATCTAGGGTCTTCTTAGCTGATTCAGTAATCGGAATTTCCTGGATTTGATCCGCTATAAAGGTGTATAGCCACGGAAAATTCGTTGAGTCTGCCATTGCCCGTTCTAGAATG
Proteins encoded in this window:
- a CDS encoding asparaginase, with product MKKVVLLTTGGTIASAPTKDSGKLASGSLTGEELTSLCQLPDDIEVVVDSVFQKPSMHITFQDLKSLKERIEKHLEDDLVDGVVVTHGTDSLEETAYFLDLTVQDERPVVVTGSQRSPGDIGSDVYINLRHAIYTASAEDLRGAGTVVVFNERIFAAKYVKKEHASNIQGFNAFGFGYLGIIDNDVVHVYQKPIRRETYEIKAPIPAVDIIKVYLEADGKFIDASVDSGVKGLVLEGVGRGQVSPRMMESIVRAIESGVVVVITTASEEGAVYPTYDYEGSTYDLLQKGVILGDDDDSKKARMKLAVALASGETDITY
- the prsW gene encoding glutamic-type intramembrane protease PrsW, with translation MFSILSAAIAPGFALLSFFYLKDRFDTEPIGMVVRMFVMGALLVFPIMFIQYAFEVEGVAQDPILKSFFLAGGLEEFFKWFIFLYVIYKNAVFDAHYDGIVYGVSISLGFATVENVLYLLANGIDIAFLRAIFPVSSHALFGVIMGYYIGKAKFFRKKQPYQLIVTALFIPILLHGSYDYVLTALNQYWAYILTPFMVCLWFYALRKVKLANQVPRPYLVPTNKDQKEA
- a CDS encoding YpdA family putative bacillithiol disulfide reductase; amino-acid sequence: MQKERVIIVGAGPCGLSAAIELQNRGIEPLIIEKGNVVNAIYHYPTHQMFFSSSEKLEIGNMPFITERKKPVRNQALAYYRAVARRKDLRINTYERVTKVVNEEDGFLVCTERNNGEQLHYKADDLVVATGYYDQPNYMGIPGEQLDKVMHYFKEPHPYFDKNVVIIGGKNSAVDAALELVKADSNVTVLYRGSDYSTSVKPWILPEFEALVRKEQIGMEFNATVTEITHDRVYFTVNGEEKSVENDFVFAMTGYHPDHSFLKEMGISIEDETGRPEVNPDTMETNVPGIYIAGVIAAGYNNNEIFIENGRHHGEWIAQHIASK
- the ypeB gene encoding germination protein YpeB is translated as MLRWILIGVLALGVVGTGVWGYQEHQEKNAILIQAENTYQRAFHDLTYRTELLHDKIGTVMAMNSREQLSPQLAEVWRITSEAHTDVGQLPLTLMPFNKTQDFLTSIGEFSYKTAVRDLDKKPLSADEIGQLEKLYEQSGEIKDELRQVQYMVLEENLRWMDVELALASKDEVSDNKIIDGFKTVEKNVEGYEEGNLGPTATGTSQEEHGFSYLTGEDLSEEQAIEKAKNLFEVTNEERITIATSGKGADVPTYSVSYENGEKSGYMDLSVKGGHPINLLVERKVESKEISLFEGLEKAVAFLENQDYQDMEPFQSNQYGNIGVYSFLYKQGDVRIYPDSVQVKVALDNGDMLGLSARDFLMNHKERELPEPSLASDEAKQKVNKDVNIQEEYLSIIENDVNEEVLCYEYIGTMGENTYRIFINAESGAEERVDRLKQAEAKYEQTT
- the sleB gene encoding spore cortex-lytic enzyme, with amino-acid sequence MTVCLFVLIPTPMEERQTHAFSERTLQHGATGDDVIELQARLQYIGFYNGNIDGVFGWSTYWALRNFQYEFGIEIDGLLGGETKQKLIKATQYDESFVKNQIRSGKDFTYYGGVDQQKQTEGGGQQGKADSPKQEPQQQQEQQNQGGGDESAETAVNVPNGYSQNDIQLMANAVYGEARGEPYTGQVAVAAVILNRVESSSFPNSVSGVIFEPRAFTAVSDGQIWLTPNEQAKEAVLDAINGWDPSGNALYYFNPVTATSDWIWSRPQIKEIGKHIFCK